GATGGCTCCGGCCAGCACGTAGTAGCGCGGGAACCGGCGTTCGCGCAGCGCCGGCAACAGCTGGGCGGCACCGGCACGGCCGCGCGGCAGAACGGCCGAAATGAGGATCATGACCACGAGCCCCACCGAGAAGCTGACCAGCGCTGCGGCCAGCCCGTCCTCCAATTTGGCCCCGAGGGCACCGTTGACCCGGGACTGCACGGGCATCGCTGCTCCGGCAACAATGGCAAGGGGAAGACCGATCAGGGGATTGAATCGCACAGCGTTTGGCACGGACCAACCCTACGGCAGAGCTTCGCTTCTTCCGGCATTGATGGCGGACAATTTCGGGCAGAATGGAGGTATGAGTTCCACTGACCCCCAAGACCTTCCCATCCGCGATGACATGATCCGTCTGGGGCAGCTGCTGAAGCTTGCCAGCCTCGCCGAGGACGGCATCCAGGCTAAACAGCTGATCGAAGACGGCCTGGTGAAAGTCAACGACGCGATCGAAGAGCGCCGCGGCCGCCAGCTGCACCCGGGCGACGTCGTTTCCGTTAACGGTGAAGCGATCCGCATCGTTCAAGAGGGCTAGTCCCTCCGCCAAAGAGGACCAGCTCCACCGGGAGCTGGTCCTCCTTGATGTCCGCCTCAGGCCTTGAGCACCAAGTGGGTGAGAAACTCCTTCACGTGTCCGAGTTCCTGCATGTTGATTCCGTGTCCCATGTTGGAGTAGAGAATCTTTGTCAGCGCGGTGTGCTCATTGAGCCAGGCGTGCGTGAACTCGATCCGCGGCGCATCAATCACCGGATCGGCCTGGTCCCGGCCCCAGAAAAACGGCACCTGACCGGCGGTCAGTTCCTCGTCCTTGAAGAACGGGTTGCCGTCCGAAGGCACCACAAAACCGGAGAGCCCGACGACGGCGGCGAAGTCCGCGGGCCGGTGGCGCAGCAGGGTGCTCGCCACGGCCATGCCCATCGAGAAGCCCAGCAGCGACACACTGCTGTGCGCGCCCTTGATGCCGTCCAGCCAGTCCGAGACATCGCTCACAGCATCCACGACGCGCTGCACGGAAAAATCCGGTTCATTCATCAGCGGGAACCAGGTGTAGCCCGGACCCTGCGCCTGGGGTGCGCGCACCGAGGCAATGGTGAACTCGGAGGGCAGATAATCCGCCAGGCCCATCAGGTCTTCCTCGTTGGCGAGGTAGCCGTGAAAGAGCACCAGCAGCGGCGTTCCTTCACGCTCGGCTTCCGGTTTGGACCAAAGGACGGTGGGGTTCCAGGGAGCTGTTGTAGGCATGATATTCATTTTGGCACGGCCGGTTCCCGAACCTACGGTCGCGTAGCCGTCCCCCTCCTTGGCAGGATGGAGCGGTGACTTCTCCTTCGATGCCCCCGGACAGCTCTTCCCCCTCCCCGGCGTCCCCCGACGCCGTGCCCGCAGCCGACGAGCATCCGGTGCAGCCCTGGACCCGTTATGTTGCCATCGGCGATTCCTTCACCGAAGGGATCGGCGACCCCAATCCGGACAGCCCGGGCGGGCACCGCGGCTGGGCGGACCGTGTCGCTGAGGAACTGGCGCGCGACACTGACAACTTTGCCTACGCCAACCTTGCAATCCGGGGCCGGCTGCTGGACCAGATCATTGGTGAGCAGCTGCAGCCCGCGTTGGACCTGAAACCTGACCTTGTCACCATCTGCGCCGGTGGAAATGACGTCATCCGCCCCGGGGGCGATCCGGATAAGCTGGCCGAAAAAATGGACGCGGCCATCGCACGCCTGAGCGGCAGCGGCGCAACCGTGGTGCTCTTTACCGGCCCGGATCTGGGCACCACCCCCGTGCTGGGCAGCGTTCGGGGACGGGTGGCCGTGTACAACGAAAACCTGCGGACCATTGCCGCGCGCCGCGACGTCATCATCGCTGACATGTGGGCGCTGCGCGAGCTGAGAGCCCGTGACATGTGGGCGCCGGACCGGCTGCACTTTTCGCCCCTGGGCCACCACACCATCGCCGCCATGGTGCTGGACACCCTGGCCGTGCCCCACACCCTGGAACCGCTGGATCCCAAGCCGCTGCCGGCCAAGAGCTGGCGGAC
This genomic interval from Arthrobacter citreus contains the following:
- a CDS encoding RNA-binding S4 domain-containing protein, translated to MSSTDPQDLPIRDDMIRLGQLLKLASLAEDGIQAKQLIEDGLVKVNDAIEERRGRQLHPGDVVSVNGEAIRIVQEG
- a CDS encoding alpha/beta hydrolase; the protein is MPTTAPWNPTVLWSKPEAEREGTPLLVLFHGYLANEEDLMGLADYLPSEFTIASVRAPQAQGPGYTWFPLMNEPDFSVQRVVDAVSDVSDWLDGIKGAHSSVSLLGFSMGMAVASTLLRHRPADFAAVVGLSGFVVPSDGNPFFKDEELTAGQVPFFWGRDQADPVIDAPRIEFTHAWLNEHTALTKILYSNMGHGINMQELGHVKEFLTHLVLKA
- a CDS encoding SGNH/GDSL hydrolase family protein yields the protein MPPDSSSPSPASPDAVPAADEHPVQPWTRYVAIGDSFTEGIGDPNPDSPGGHRGWADRVAEELARDTDNFAYANLAIRGRLLDQIIGEQLQPALDLKPDLVTICAGGNDVIRPGGDPDKLAEKMDAAIARLSGSGATVVLFTGPDLGTTPVLGSVRGRVAVYNENLRTIAARRDVIIADMWALRELRARDMWAPDRLHFSPLGHHTIAAMVLDTLAVPHTLEPLDPKPLPAKSWRTARTEDLTWAREYFMPWVVRRVRHRSSGDGIAAKRPLAGPIFGGSGMPPGSAD